A single Verrucomicrobiia bacterium DNA region contains:
- a CDS encoding thioredoxin family protein — protein MFAWLMILLTLALPANALAIATQASLQLSARAAKPGTTITAAVRLEMSPDWHTYWENAGASGIATDLKWELPDGITAGHINWPVPEKYIPEKINDDGEIIPGTLDYAETTYVFHNEAVLLVPLTIDPQIANGTVEIKAVVNWLECKISCVPGKQIVTATLEIGPTETPQHESDFTTWHKQLPQSAAPLQPSAEWEPGNRKPEVRSVLISWKLDPVTSDWDFFPQASDDFEVLPETGLVSTNGGRVTIRKQITSSHETWPARLSGVLVQKRNGHQEGYAAELSIGGNTPVIVSASEVPIQPESKPLLLWLLYAFCGGLILNIMPCVLPVIALKILGFVNQAKETPARVRWLGLVFGAGVLVSFLVLAIAVIAIKAAGHKAGWGMQFSNPLFIVGTAALITLVALNLFGVFEVSLGSRTLGAAGQLASQHGATGAFFNGVLATILSTPCSAPFLGAALGFAFVQPAPIILLILLTVGLGLATPYVVLSWHPAWLRFLPKPGAWMEKFKIAMGFPMLITAIWLASLVTPFYGEQSWWLGVFLALLGAAAWTFGDFYQRAQRARSVGLLFTLALLATGYFWALESGLNWRNPQEQHQLVAGDKILNAPKGYTWQRWSLETVNQARAQGQIVVVDFTAAWCQTCKINVKPGFEAAAVVNRLKEINAVALVADYTSFAPAITEELEKHGRSAVPMVLVYPRDAGKPAIVLPEPLPFAPYGPVILRALDQAEP, from the coding sequence ATGTTCGCTTGGTTAATGATTTTGCTGACATTGGCTCTTCCAGCCAATGCGCTGGCTATCGCGACGCAAGCGTCCTTGCAACTCTCGGCGCGCGCCGCCAAACCGGGTACGACGATTACCGCCGCCGTGCGGTTGGAAATGTCCCCCGATTGGCACACCTATTGGGAAAATGCGGGCGCTTCAGGCATCGCGACCGACCTCAAGTGGGAATTACCAGATGGCATCACCGCCGGGCATATCAATTGGCCCGTGCCCGAAAAATACATTCCCGAGAAAATCAACGACGACGGCGAAATCATCCCCGGCACGCTGGATTATGCTGAAACCACCTACGTATTTCACAACGAAGCGGTGTTGTTGGTACCGCTGACGATTGATCCGCAGATCGCGAACGGAACCGTCGAAATCAAGGCGGTCGTGAACTGGCTGGAGTGCAAGATCAGTTGTGTTCCAGGCAAACAAATCGTCACGGCAACACTGGAAATTGGCCCGACGGAAACGCCTCAGCACGAGTCCGACTTCACAACCTGGCACAAGCAACTGCCTCAATCCGCTGCGCCTCTGCAACCAAGCGCAGAGTGGGAACCCGGCAATCGCAAACCGGAGGTTCGCTCGGTATTGATTTCGTGGAAACTTGATCCCGTTACAAGTGATTGGGATTTCTTTCCCCAAGCCAGCGACGACTTCGAAGTTCTGCCGGAGACCGGATTGGTATCCACCAACGGTGGCCGCGTAACCATCCGAAAGCAGATCACCAGTTCCCACGAAACCTGGCCCGCCCGTCTTTCCGGAGTCTTGGTTCAGAAACGCAATGGCCACCAGGAAGGCTACGCGGCGGAATTATCCATTGGCGGTAACACCCCGGTAATCGTTTCCGCATCCGAGGTCCCCATCCAGCCCGAGAGCAAACCATTATTGCTCTGGTTGCTCTACGCTTTTTGCGGCGGATTGATTCTCAACATCATGCCCTGCGTGCTGCCGGTCATTGCGCTGAAAATTCTGGGGTTCGTCAATCAAGCCAAGGAAACTCCGGCGCGAGTGCGCTGGCTGGGATTGGTTTTCGGCGCCGGGGTGCTGGTATCGTTCCTGGTGCTGGCGATTGCCGTCATTGCCATCAAAGCCGCCGGTCACAAGGCCGGTTGGGGCATGCAATTCAGCAATCCATTGTTCATCGTCGGCACGGCGGCTTTAATCACGCTGGTGGCGCTCAATCTCTTTGGGGTCTTCGAGGTTTCCCTCGGCAGTCGCACGCTGGGTGCGGCGGGGCAACTGGCTTCGCAACATGGCGCCACGGGCGCGTTCTTCAACGGCGTGCTGGCAACCATTCTTTCCACCCCCTGCTCCGCGCCATTTCTCGGCGCCGCCCTGGGTTTTGCCTTCGTGCAACCCGCTCCGATTATTCTGCTGATACTGCTTACAGTCGGACTCGGACTGGCCACCCCGTACGTGGTGCTGTCCTGGCATCCCGCGTGGCTGCGGTTTCTGCCCAAGCCCGGCGCCTGGATGGAAAAATTCAAAATCGCCATGGGTTTTCCGATGCTGATCACGGCCATCTGGCTGGCCAGCCTCGTGACTCCATTTTACGGCGAACAATCCTGGTGGCTCGGCGTCTTCCTGGCCTTGCTCGGCGCGGCGGCCTGGACCTTTGGCGACTTCTACCAGCGCGCCCAACGCGCCCGCAGCGTCGGATTACTATTCACCTTGGCGCTGCTGGCCACCGGCTATTTCTGGGCGCTGGAATCGGGTTTGAATTGGCGAAATCCACAAGAACAACATCAACTTGTCGCGGGCGACAAAATCCTCAATGCGCCCAAAGGCTATACCTGGCAGCGCTGGAGTTTGGAGACCGTCAATCAAGCGCGCGCCCAAGGCCAGATCGTCGTGGTGGATTTCACCGCCGCCTGGTGTCAAACGTGTAAAATCAACGTGAAGCCGGGGTTTGAAGCGGCAGCGGTCGTGAACCGGCTCAAGGAAATTAACGCCGTGGCGCTCGTGGCCGACTACACCTCATTCGCTCCTGCCATCACGGAGGAATTGGAAAAACACGGTCGCTCAGCCGTGCCGATGGTTTTGGTGTATCCACGGGATGCCGGCAAACCGGCCATTGTGCTGCCCGAACCGTTGCCGTTTGCGCCGTATGGTCCGGTAATTTTGCGGGCGTTGGATCAGGCGGAACCGTGA
- a CDS encoding phosphatidylserine/phosphatidylglycerophosphate/cardiolipin synthase family protein — protein sequence MTSPRITRWQWLPNGNATFRTVLAMINAARASVRLEFYKFADDKAGRKIREALLQARYRGVKVTILVDGIGSYSLPRHFFAKLTGANSEFRVFNPITWRRFGIRNHRKLLVCDDQVACIGGFNIAREYGGDGVASGWRDLGFRFEGELVKELGSSFDEMFALADFRRKRLMRLWQAKRKRPVGSSGAQLLLGGPGWGTNPIRRSLYRDLRRARRVQIVAAYFLPTWRIRRALMRIARDGGEVQLILAGKSDVRLSQLAGRSLYRRLLKSEVRISEYQPQVLHAKLIILDDAVYVGSANLDPRSLSINYELMLRLESPEVAAAAREIFAQIQKHSRAISLEQWSASRGMWTRLKERLAYFFLVQIDPQIAGRQFKALPD from the coding sequence GTGACGTCGCCTCGAATCACGCGCTGGCAATGGTTGCCGAATGGCAATGCGACTTTTCGCACCGTGCTGGCGATGATCAATGCGGCGCGAGCATCCGTCCGGCTCGAGTTTTACAAATTTGCCGACGATAAGGCGGGGCGAAAGATCCGGGAAGCGTTGCTGCAAGCCCGTTATCGCGGGGTCAAGGTCACCATTCTGGTTGATGGCATCGGCTCGTATAGTTTGCCGCGACATTTCTTTGCGAAACTGACCGGCGCGAACAGTGAGTTCCGCGTGTTCAATCCCATTACCTGGCGGCGCTTCGGCATTCGCAACCATCGCAAGTTGCTGGTGTGCGATGATCAGGTGGCCTGCATCGGCGGATTCAATATCGCTCGCGAGTATGGCGGTGACGGCGTGGCGTCCGGCTGGCGCGATCTTGGGTTCCGCTTCGAGGGCGAGCTGGTCAAGGAACTGGGGAGTTCGTTTGATGAAATGTTCGCGTTGGCGGATTTCCGGCGCAAGCGGTTAATGCGTCTGTGGCAGGCGAAGCGGAAGCGCCCGGTTGGGAGCAGCGGTGCGCAACTGCTGCTCGGGGGGCCGGGATGGGGAACGAACCCGATTCGCCGCTCGCTTTATCGCGATTTGCGGCGGGCGCGTCGGGTGCAAATTGTGGCGGCGTATTTTCTGCCCACCTGGCGGATTCGCCGGGCGCTGATGCGCATTGCGCGCGACGGTGGCGAAGTGCAGTTGATCCTGGCCGGCAAATCAGACGTACGTTTGTCGCAGTTGGCTGGCCGCAGTTTGTACCGCCGATTGTTGAAATCGGAAGTGCGGATCAGCGAATATCAGCCCCAAGTTTTGCACGCGAAATTGATCATTCTCGATGACGCGGTTTATGTGGGGTCAGCCAACCTGGATCCGCGCAGCTTGAGCATCAATTACGAACTGATGCTGCGCCTGGAAAGTCCGGAGGTGGCCGCGGCGGCGCGGGAGATTTTTGCGCAAATCCAGAAGCACTCGCGGGCGATCAGCCTGGAGCAGTGGAGCGCATCGCGAGGTATGTGGACGCGCTTGAAAGAGCGGCTGGCGTATTTTTTCCTCGTGCAGATTGACCCTCAAATTGCCGGGCGCCAGTTCAAGGCGTTGCCGGATTGA
- a CDS encoding transglutaminase-like domain-containing protein, with protein sequence MLTTTLRKAVAEPTPPVVDAEHLALIKLLGDEDPFVYHAVREKIISMGTDTQIWLKPCQTSNDATVRRHAKEIVRHFDQSGADTRFMSYCLQEPKSIDLEQGALLLAQTEYPDLDAVAYSAALDTLAQELREWLATTDPQQRLLPRVNQFLFDEKGFTGNMENYYDPENTFINRVLDRRTGNPVSLCLLYTLLMRRLDYPVHPIGLPGHSVCQFKDANDEVYIDAFNLGKLLTRHDCIEHLKRCKHEVRDEYLEPMTARRALARMCGNLEQIYMELRRTADSGRYQRYLFALTR encoded by the coding sequence ATGCTCACTACGACACTCAGAAAAGCTGTTGCCGAACCGACGCCACCGGTGGTGGATGCGGAACACCTGGCGTTGATCAAACTACTTGGTGATGAGGACCCCTTCGTTTACCACGCGGTACGCGAAAAAATCATTTCCATGGGCACCGACACGCAAATTTGGCTTAAACCTTGCCAAACCAGCAACGACGCCACGGTCCGGCGGCACGCCAAGGAAATCGTGCGCCACTTCGATCAAAGCGGCGCCGATACCCGCTTCATGTCCTATTGCCTGCAGGAGCCGAAATCCATTGACCTGGAACAGGGCGCGCTGCTGTTGGCGCAAACCGAGTATCCCGACCTCGACGCCGTCGCCTATAGCGCCGCGCTCGACACGCTCGCGCAAGAGTTGCGCGAATGGCTGGCGACCACCGATCCGCAGCAACGCCTGCTCCCCCGCGTAAATCAATTTCTGTTCGACGAAAAGGGGTTCACCGGCAACATGGAAAATTATTACGATCCGGAAAACACCTTCATCAATCGGGTCCTGGACCGGCGCACCGGCAATCCGGTGAGTCTGTGTCTGCTTTACACGCTGTTGATGCGTCGCTTGGATTATCCGGTACACCCCATCGGATTACCCGGCCACTCCGTGTGCCAATTCAAGGACGCCAACGATGAGGTTTACATTGACGCGTTCAACCTGGGTAAACTGCTTACGCGGCACGACTGCATCGAACATCTCAAGCGTTGCAAACATGAGGTTCGCGACGAATACCTCGAGCCGATGACCGCGCGCCGCGCCCTGGCCCGCATGTGCGGCAACCTGGAGCAAATCTACATGGAACTGCGGCGCACGGCGGATTCCGGCCGCTATCAGCGCTACCTTTTCGCGTTGACCCGTTGA
- a CDS encoding dipeptidase has translation MDSVLNYLARHQSRFVEELCDYVRFRSVSAQPQHAPDLSACANWLVKHCRAIGLEAEARKTPGNPIVIAKTPRKQTTPKRRHFLIYGHYDVQPPEPFELWKTPPFQPTIRGRSLFGRGASDNKGQNLAHLKAVEAYLQTQTELPCDLTFVLEGEEEVGSKSLAGFLQKNRAELKCDAVVVSDTGIPSPKYPALTYGLRGIAAFQITLHGPSRDLHSGMFGGSVENPAMALCRLLSKIHDAKGRITIPHFYDGIPVLTKYERRQIARVPFNRNAYRKFLGVPELHGESGFTPEEQRSARPTFEINGLTSGYQGEGSKTIVPAWARAKITTRLVPGQQPQKVVRAVKAFLKQHCPNTVRLEIKAGHGAEAYAVAPTSADAQAALRALRQAFGHEPVLLREGGSIPIVNQFKKILGADTLLLGLALPDDNAHSPNEKFDLDVFAKGQRLGALLWRELVK, from the coding sequence ATGGATTCGGTTTTGAATTATCTGGCTCGGCATCAATCCCGCTTCGTGGAGGAACTTTGTGATTACGTCCGCTTTCGCAGTGTCTCCGCACAACCACAACACGCGCCCGACCTGAGCGCCTGCGCCAACTGGCTGGTGAAACATTGCCGCGCCATCGGCCTCGAAGCGGAGGCGCGCAAAACGCCCGGCAACCCCATCGTCATCGCCAAAACGCCGCGCAAGCAAACAACGCCAAAGCGCCGTCATTTTCTAATCTACGGACACTACGACGTGCAACCGCCCGAACCCTTCGAGTTGTGGAAGACGCCGCCCTTTCAACCCACCATTCGCGGTCGCTCACTTTTTGGCCGCGGCGCGAGCGACAACAAAGGACAGAACCTGGCGCATTTGAAGGCCGTCGAGGCTTACCTTCAGACGCAAACCGAATTGCCCTGCGACCTCACGTTCGTTCTCGAAGGCGAGGAAGAGGTGGGCAGTAAAAGCCTCGCCGGATTCCTGCAGAAAAATCGAGCCGAACTGAAATGTGATGCCGTGGTCGTTTCGGACACCGGAATTCCCAGTCCCAAGTATCCCGCGCTAACCTACGGCTTGCGCGGCATCGCGGCGTTTCAGATTACTCTACACGGCCCTTCCCGCGATCTGCACTCCGGCATGTTTGGCGGTTCCGTGGAAAATCCAGCCATGGCGCTTTGCCGTTTGCTCAGCAAAATCCATGACGCCAAGGGCCGCATCACCATCCCGCATTTCTATGATGGAATTCCGGTTTTGACCAAGTATGAGCGCCGCCAGATTGCGCGCGTGCCGTTCAACCGCAACGCTTACCGAAAATTTCTTGGCGTGCCGGAATTACACGGGGAATCCGGATTTACGCCCGAGGAACAACGCTCCGCGCGACCGACGTTTGAAATCAATGGTCTCACCAGCGGTTATCAAGGCGAAGGCAGCAAAACCATCGTCCCCGCCTGGGCGCGCGCCAAAATCACCACGCGCTTGGTGCCCGGTCAGCAGCCGCAAAAAGTAGTCCGGGCGGTCAAAGCGTTTCTTAAACAGCATTGCCCCAACACGGTGCGGCTGGAAATCAAGGCCGGGCACGGCGCGGAAGCGTATGCCGTTGCGCCCACCAGCGCGGACGCGCAAGCCGCCTTGCGCGCCTTGCGACAGGCTTTCGGTCATGAACCCGTCTTGCTGCGCGAAGGCGGCTCGATCCCCATCGTCAATCAATTCAAAAAGATTTTGGGCGCGGATACGTTGTTGCTCGGTTTGGCACTGCCGGATGACAACGCCCATTCGCCCAATGAAAAATTCGACCTGGACGTTTTTGCCAAAGGGCAACGGCTGGGCGCATTACTCTGGCGCGAGTTGGTCAAATGA
- a CDS encoding WYL domain-containing protein, with protein MASQPAVPALPRHRPPLERMLRIHQAIQSERFPNATQLAAELEVSTKSIQRDLDFMRDRLLLPIEYQPQRGGYHYTAAVTSFPTMHITEGELVALVIAEKALQQYRGTQFEKPLLSAIRKIEQSLPDTISLNLADIEQTISFRTRAEPILNLEIFDTLAKATAQRQQLNLTYRKAGSATEETRLIDPYHLANINGEWYLFAYDHARKDLRTFVPARVQSVKLTGRQFARPQQFSLEKRLRDSFGVHSGAEAQEIVLRFNARVADYIREKKWHPSQQLRELKQGHIELRLTLSSLIEIQRWVLSWGGDAQVIKPRELRESVQRAAQAILNQSPSR; from the coding sequence ATGGCATCACAACCTGCTGTCCCCGCCCTCCCGCGACACCGACCGCCGCTTGAACGGATGTTGCGCATTCATCAAGCCATCCAATCCGAACGCTTTCCCAATGCCACCCAGCTCGCCGCCGAACTCGAGGTCAGCACCAAATCCATTCAGCGCGATCTGGATTTCATGCGCGACCGCCTGTTGCTGCCCATCGAATACCAACCCCAGCGCGGCGGCTATCATTACACTGCCGCCGTCACCTCGTTTCCCACGATGCACATCACGGAAGGCGAACTGGTGGCGCTGGTCATTGCGGAAAAGGCGTTGCAACAATACCGCGGCACCCAATTTGAAAAACCCCTGCTCAGCGCCATTCGGAAAATTGAGCAATCCCTGCCGGACACCATCTCGCTGAATCTCGCGGATATCGAACAGACGATTTCATTTCGCACCCGCGCGGAGCCGATTCTGAATCTGGAAATTTTCGATACGCTGGCCAAAGCCACGGCGCAGCGTCAGCAGTTGAATCTGACCTATCGGAAAGCCGGCAGCGCCACCGAGGAGACGCGGTTGATTGACCCGTACCACCTCGCCAACATCAACGGCGAATGGTACTTGTTCGCCTACGACCATGCGCGCAAGGACCTCCGCACTTTCGTCCCCGCGCGCGTGCAATCCGTCAAGCTCACCGGTCGCCAGTTTGCGCGCCCGCAACAATTCTCGCTGGAAAAGCGATTGCGCGACAGCTTCGGCGTTCATTCGGGTGCCGAAGCGCAGGAGATCGTGTTGCGCTTTAATGCCCGCGTGGCCGATTACATCCGGGAAAAGAAATGGCATCCGTCACAACAACTGCGGGAATTAAAGCAAGGGCACATCGAACTCCGCCTGACGCTCTCCAGCTTGATTGAAATTCAGCGCTGGGTCTTGAGCTGGGGCGGCGACGCGCAAGTGATCAAGCCGCGGGAATTGCGGGAATCCGTCCAGCGCGCCGCCCAAGCTATCTTAAACCAAAGTCCATCACGCTGA
- the rho gene encoding transcription termination factor Rho, translating into MSKQNKNDNQNSGRPAGQNPGNNAPTGDHGAGYLEIAEKGFGFLRTAAAHFHPKPTDIFVTPDTIKRNFLREGSLVEGPTQPPHRGTSPQLRAVEKVNGLSFEDYTKAVRFENLTSIDPIEKYNLETSPDLIETRVIDLVTPIGKGTRGLIVAPPRTGKTTVLKQIANAVTANHPDVHVLVLLIDERPEEVTDFQRSVKAEVVASSNDQDLETHVRLSRFMIERCRRMVEAGKDVFVLLDSLTRVARAYNSVHGGSGRTMTGGVDARALEIPRKMFASARKIEHGGSLTILATALIDTGSRMDELIFQEFKGTGNMELVLDRKLSDRRLFPAIDIPKSGTRKEEKLFAAKNIDSLRKLRRMMVDLNPIEAMETLVAALKKHKTNDELLAKLV; encoded by the coding sequence ATGAGTAAACAAAATAAAAACGACAATCAAAATTCGGGACGGCCAGCGGGTCAGAATCCCGGGAATAATGCCCCAACGGGTGACCACGGCGCCGGCTATCTGGAAATCGCCGAAAAAGGATTCGGCTTCCTCCGAACCGCCGCCGCGCATTTCCACCCCAAACCCACGGACATTTTCGTCACGCCAGACACCATCAAGCGCAATTTTCTGCGGGAAGGCAGTCTGGTGGAAGGACCGACGCAACCTCCGCATCGCGGCACCAGTCCGCAGTTGCGCGCGGTGGAAAAAGTGAACGGGCTGAGCTTCGAGGATTACACCAAGGCCGTTCGGTTTGAAAACCTGACGAGCATTGATCCGATTGAAAAATACAATTTGGAAACATCACCTGACCTGATCGAGACCCGCGTCATTGACCTCGTCACGCCAATCGGCAAAGGCACGCGCGGATTGATCGTCGCGCCGCCCCGCACCGGTAAAACAACCGTGCTCAAGCAGATTGCCAACGCCGTCACCGCCAATCACCCGGACGTGCATGTGCTGGTCCTGCTGATTGACGAACGCCCGGAAGAAGTCACCGATTTTCAGCGCTCGGTGAAAGCGGAAGTGGTGGCGTCCTCGAACGACCAGGATTTGGAAACGCACGTCCGGCTCTCTCGCTTCATGATCGAGCGCTGCCGCCGCATGGTGGAAGCCGGCAAGGACGTCTTCGTGCTGCTGGATTCACTCACCCGGGTGGCTCGCGCCTACAACAGCGTCCACGGCGGCAGTGGTCGAACCATGACCGGCGGTGTGGATGCGCGCGCGTTGGAAATCCCGCGCAAGATGTTCGCTTCCGCGCGCAAGATTGAACATGGCGGTTCGCTCACGATTCTCGCGACCGCGTTGATTGACACGGGTTCTCGGATGGATGAACTGATCTTCCAGGAATTCAAAGGCACCGGCAACATGGAACTCGTGCTCGACCGCAAGCTGTCGGATCGTCGGCTGTTCCCCGCGATAGACATTCCCAAGAGCGGTACCCGAAAAGAGGAAAAATTGTTCGCGGCAAAAAATATTGATTCGCTGCGCAAGCTCCGACGCATGATGGTGGACTTGAATCCCATCGAGGCGATGGAAACGCTTGTCGCCGCGTTAAAGAAGCACAAGACCAACGACGAATTGCTCGCCAAGCTCGTCTGA
- the cysK gene encoding cysteine synthase A, whose amino-acid sequence MSHFYNNILETVGRTPLVKLNKVTAGLEATVLLKCEFFNPLSSVKDRIGLAMIVDAEKRGLINKDTTIIEPTSGNTGIALAFVSAAKGYKLILTMPETMSQERRTLLAMLGAKLVLTPGAEGMKGAIAKANQLAQETPNSWVPQQFNNPANVEIHKTTTAEEIWADTDGKVDIVVAGVGTGGTLTGCAEVIKPRKPSFTAIAVDPQGSPVIAQTLAGQPLKPGPHKIQGLGAGFIPKNLHLKDAQGNPLISDCVIVSDEEALTMSRRLAKEEGILCGISSGANVVAAIAVAKRPENKGKLIVTVAPSTGERYLSTVLAAEARAAVGG is encoded by the coding sequence ATGAGTCATTTCTACAACAACATCCTCGAAACCGTCGGGCGTACGCCTTTGGTTAAACTCAACAAGGTCACCGCCGGTCTGGAAGCGACGGTTCTGCTCAAGTGCGAATTCTTCAATCCGTTAAGCAGTGTCAAAGACCGTATCGGCCTGGCCATGATCGTAGATGCGGAAAAACGCGGTTTGATCAATAAAGATACGACCATCATCGAGCCGACCAGTGGCAATACCGGGATCGCGTTGGCTTTCGTCTCGGCGGCCAAAGGTTACAAATTGATCCTCACGATGCCCGAAACCATGTCGCAAGAGCGGCGCACCTTGCTGGCGATGCTCGGAGCAAAATTGGTACTCACGCCCGGAGCGGAAGGAATGAAGGGCGCGATCGCCAAAGCCAACCAATTGGCCCAGGAAACACCAAACTCCTGGGTGCCGCAGCAATTTAATAATCCGGCCAATGTCGAAATTCACAAGACCACCACTGCCGAAGAAATCTGGGCCGACACGGATGGCAAAGTGGATATCGTGGTCGCGGGAGTCGGCACTGGAGGAACCTTGACGGGCTGCGCCGAAGTCATCAAACCGCGCAAGCCAAGCTTTACAGCCATTGCGGTAGATCCGCAGGGTTCACCGGTAATTGCGCAAACTCTGGCCGGTCAGCCGCTCAAACCCGGGCCGCATAAAATTCAAGGTCTGGGCGCGGGCTTCATTCCCAAAAATCTGCATTTGAAAGATGCACAAGGAAACCCGTTGATTTCCGATTGCGTCATCGTCTCCGACGAAGAAGCTCTCACCATGTCGCGCCGACTGGCCAAAGAAGAAGGTATTCTGTGCGGGATTTCCTCGGGAGCCAACGTCGTCGCCGCCATTGCGGTGGCCAAACGTCCTGAGAACAAAGGCAAACTCATCGTTACGGTTGCCCCCTCCACTGGCGAGCGTTATCTAAGCACGGTTTTGGCTGCGGAAGCGCGCGCCGCCGTGGGCGGTTGA
- a CDS encoding cob(I)yrinic acid a,c-diamide adenosyltransferase, whose protein sequence is MSIVTRTGDKGTTALMYGRRVGKSHPQVEAYGCVDELTAALGLARAQTANHQIREHLLAIQKDLIVLMGELATAPEDLPRYVKDGYSLTTPELTHKLDEWTEQFEAQTVYPKEWAIPGSCVSSAALDLARTVCRRAERRVCALPEAGRLSNPEIIIYLNRLADLLWLLARWVENQSRSK, encoded by the coding sequence ATGAGCATTGTAACTCGAACCGGAGACAAGGGAACGACCGCACTGATGTATGGGCGACGGGTTGGCAAAAGTCATCCGCAGGTCGAAGCCTATGGCTGCGTGGATGAGCTTACCGCCGCGCTGGGGCTTGCCCGGGCTCAAACCGCGAATCACCAGATTCGGGAACATTTACTTGCGATTCAAAAAGATTTGATCGTGCTGATGGGCGAGTTGGCGACTGCACCCGAAGACTTACCGCGCTACGTGAAGGACGGTTATTCCCTGACCACTCCGGAACTCACGCACAAATTGGACGAGTGGACGGAACAATTCGAAGCGCAGACCGTTTACCCCAAAGAGTGGGCGATACCGGGGTCGTGCGTAAGTTCGGCGGCGTTGGATCTGGCGCGCACGGTTTGCCGTCGCGCGGAGCGACGCGTCTGCGCGCTGCCGGAGGCCGGGCGATTGTCCAATCCGGAAATCATTATTTATCTGAACCGACTGGCGGATTTGCTTTGGTTGCTGGCGCGTTGGGTGGAAAATCAGTCGCGTTCCAAGTGA
- a CDS encoding dihydrofolate reductase family protein, with translation MKSKPSTLRAQPTRPFILINMAMTADGKIATANRAISTFGSRHDHDNLMELRTTVDAVMSGARTINSGKITLGPGGIRYRRRRLKQGLAEFNLRIVVSGSGSVDPNAEVFKHRFSPIIVLTTKRADPDQLRQLRTRADAVKICGDREIHWGATLRWLNCKWGVRRLLCEGGGNLNDAMFRAGFVDELHLTICPKIFGGRTAPTIAEGIGFPSLAAAAGFQLQSRRRRGDELFLIFSRRATTRQNGSTPSHLERD, from the coding sequence ATGAAATCCAAGCCCTCCACTCTCAGAGCGCAACCGACTCGACCTTTCATTTTGATCAATATGGCGATGACCGCCGACGGAAAAATCGCCACGGCCAATCGCGCCATCTCCACCTTTGGCAGCCGTCACGATCACGATAATTTAATGGAGCTGCGCACCACGGTGGACGCCGTCATGAGCGGCGCGCGAACCATCAATTCGGGGAAAATTACTCTGGGTCCGGGTGGGATTCGGTATCGCCGCCGGCGTCTGAAGCAAGGTCTCGCCGAATTCAACTTGCGCATCGTGGTCAGTGGCAGCGGCTCGGTGGATCCGAACGCCGAAGTGTTTAAGCACAGGTTTTCTCCCATCATCGTCCTCACCACAAAACGAGCGGATCCGGACCAATTACGGCAACTGCGAACGCGGGCGGACGCGGTGAAAATTTGTGGCGATCGGGAGATCCATTGGGGCGCGACCCTGCGCTGGTTGAACTGCAAATGGGGAGTGCGACGACTGCTTTGCGAAGGGGGCGGCAATCTGAACGATGCCATGTTCCGCGCGGGATTTGTGGACGAACTGCATCTCACTATTTGTCCGAAAATTTTCGGCGGGCGCACCGCGCCGACCATAGCTGAGGGGATTGGGTTTCCCAGTTTGGCGGCAGCGGCCGGATTTCAGTTGCAATCGCGGCGCCGGCGCGGAGACGAACTGTTCCTCATCTTCAGCCGACGGGCCACCACCCGTCAGAATGGTTCAACTCCGTCTCACTTGGAACGCGACTGA